One region of Quercus lobata isolate SW786 chromosome 2, ValleyOak3.0 Primary Assembly, whole genome shotgun sequence genomic DNA includes:
- the LOC115977650 gene encoding survival of motor neuron-related-splicing factor 30 isoform X1, producing MQGEEVSIEELASNLATYKDQLHQVRELLVDDPGNSEYVDMERELKEVIALTEELLATAKQNDISGSDIGTSGRASPSLPHSKMDSESMLDHQGKFPIGTKVQAVWSEDGEWYDATIEAYSPNGYFVSYDGWGNKEEVDPDNVRPIQEGVVNTLAEAERVAEATKQAIKRKIALAASMDFQSRSLPAKLRIEPDDPEDVKVAKRKKIHAFKSKVRMEQLEVTQNKRQNAWQQFQTTKGKTKKIGFFSGRKRESIFKSPEDPQGKVGVTGSGKGLTEFQKREKHLHLKGATVDGADE from the exons atgcaaggaGAAGAGGTAAGCATAGAAGAGCTAGCCTCAAATCTTGCCACCTACAAAGATCAGCTTCATcag GTCAGAGAGCTTTTGGTTGATGATCCTGGAAACTCTGAATATGTAGACATGGAAAGGGAGCTTAAAGAG GTGATTGCTTTGACGGAAGAACTTCTTGCAACTGCAAAGCAAAATGATATTTCAGGATCAGATATTGGGACTAGCGGTAGGGCATCTCCAAGTTTGCCCCATTCCAAAATG GACTCAGAAAGCATGTTGGATCATCAAGGAAAGTTTCCCATTGGCACAAAAGTTCAAGCTGTTTGGAGTGAAGATGGGGAATG GTATGATGCAACAATTGAGGCGTATTCTCCAAATGGCTATTTCGTTAGTTATGATGGATGGGGGAATAAAGAAGAG GTGGATCCTGACAATGTAAGGCCAATTCAAGAAGGAGTTGTCAATACTTTGGCAGAAGCTGAGAGAGTGGCTGAAGCTACCAAGCAAGCTATAAAACGTAAGATTGCACTGGCTGCTTCCATGGACTTCCAGTCGCGGAGTTTACCCGCAAAGCTTCGAATAGAGCCTGATGACCCAGAGGATGTG AAAGTTGCCAAGCGTAAGAAGATACATGCTTTTAAGTCAAAGGTGCGGATGGAGCAACTTGAAGTCACACAGAATAAGCGGCAGAATGCTTGGCAGCAGTTCCAGACAACCAAAGGCAAGACTAAGAAG ATTGGTTTCTTTTCGGGGCGCAAGCGGGAAAGCATCTTCAAGTCTCCAGAAGACCCACAAGGCAAGGTTGGTGTGACAggaagtggaaagggtttgaccGAGttccaaaaaagggaaaaacactTGCATCTCAAGGGAGCGACCGTTGATGGTGCGGATGAATAG
- the LOC115977650 gene encoding survival of motor neuron-related-splicing factor 30 isoform X3: MQVIALTEELLATAKQNDISGSDIGTSGRASPSLPHSKMDSESMLDHQGKFPIGTKVQAVWSEDGEWYDATIEAYSPNGYFVSYDGWGNKEEVDPDNVRPIQEGVVNTLAEAERVAEATKQAIKRKIALAASMDFQSRSLPAKLRIEPDDPEDVKVAKRKKIHAFKSKVRMEQLEVTQNKRQNAWQQFQTTKGKTKKIGFFSGRKRESIFKSPEDPQGKVGVTGSGKGLTEFQKREKHLHLKGATVDGADE, from the exons ATGCAGGTGATTGCTTTGACGGAAGAACTTCTTGCAACTGCAAAGCAAAATGATATTTCAGGATCAGATATTGGGACTAGCGGTAGGGCATCTCCAAGTTTGCCCCATTCCAAAATG GACTCAGAAAGCATGTTGGATCATCAAGGAAAGTTTCCCATTGGCACAAAAGTTCAAGCTGTTTGGAGTGAAGATGGGGAATG GTATGATGCAACAATTGAGGCGTATTCTCCAAATGGCTATTTCGTTAGTTATGATGGATGGGGGAATAAAGAAGAG GTGGATCCTGACAATGTAAGGCCAATTCAAGAAGGAGTTGTCAATACTTTGGCAGAAGCTGAGAGAGTGGCTGAAGCTACCAAGCAAGCTATAAAACGTAAGATTGCACTGGCTGCTTCCATGGACTTCCAGTCGCGGAGTTTACCCGCAAAGCTTCGAATAGAGCCTGATGACCCAGAGGATGTG AAAGTTGCCAAGCGTAAGAAGATACATGCTTTTAAGTCAAAGGTGCGGATGGAGCAACTTGAAGTCACACAGAATAAGCGGCAGAATGCTTGGCAGCAGTTCCAGACAACCAAAGGCAAGACTAAGAAG ATTGGTTTCTTTTCGGGGCGCAAGCGGGAAAGCATCTTCAAGTCTCCAGAAGACCCACAAGGCAAGGTTGGTGTGACAggaagtggaaagggtttgaccGAGttccaaaaaagggaaaaacactTGCATCTCAAGGGAGCGACCGTTGATGGTGCGGATGAATAG
- the LOC115977650 gene encoding survival of motor neuron-related-splicing factor 30 isoform X2 gives MERELKEVIALTEELLATAKQNDISGSDIGTSGRASPSLPHSKMDSESMLDHQGKFPIGTKVQAVWSEDGEWYDATIEAYSPNGYFVSYDGWGNKEEVDPDNVRPIQEGVVNTLAEAERVAEATKQAIKRKIALAASMDFQSRSLPAKLRIEPDDPEDVKVAKRKKIHAFKSKVRMEQLEVTQNKRQNAWQQFQTTKGKTKKIGFFSGRKRESIFKSPEDPQGKVGVTGSGKGLTEFQKREKHLHLKGATVDGADE, from the exons ATGGAAAGGGAGCTTAAAGAG GTGATTGCTTTGACGGAAGAACTTCTTGCAACTGCAAAGCAAAATGATATTTCAGGATCAGATATTGGGACTAGCGGTAGGGCATCTCCAAGTTTGCCCCATTCCAAAATG GACTCAGAAAGCATGTTGGATCATCAAGGAAAGTTTCCCATTGGCACAAAAGTTCAAGCTGTTTGGAGTGAAGATGGGGAATG GTATGATGCAACAATTGAGGCGTATTCTCCAAATGGCTATTTCGTTAGTTATGATGGATGGGGGAATAAAGAAGAG GTGGATCCTGACAATGTAAGGCCAATTCAAGAAGGAGTTGTCAATACTTTGGCAGAAGCTGAGAGAGTGGCTGAAGCTACCAAGCAAGCTATAAAACGTAAGATTGCACTGGCTGCTTCCATGGACTTCCAGTCGCGGAGTTTACCCGCAAAGCTTCGAATAGAGCCTGATGACCCAGAGGATGTG AAAGTTGCCAAGCGTAAGAAGATACATGCTTTTAAGTCAAAGGTGCGGATGGAGCAACTTGAAGTCACACAGAATAAGCGGCAGAATGCTTGGCAGCAGTTCCAGACAACCAAAGGCAAGACTAAGAAG ATTGGTTTCTTTTCGGGGCGCAAGCGGGAAAGCATCTTCAAGTCTCCAGAAGACCCACAAGGCAAGGTTGGTGTGACAggaagtggaaagggtttgaccGAGttccaaaaaagggaaaaacactTGCATCTCAAGGGAGCGACCGTTGATGGTGCGGATGAATAG
- the LOC115977650 gene encoding survival of motor neuron-related-splicing factor 30 isoform X4 codes for MVIALTEELLATAKQNDISGSDIGTSGRASPSLPHSKMDSESMLDHQGKFPIGTKVQAVWSEDGEWYDATIEAYSPNGYFVSYDGWGNKEEVDPDNVRPIQEGVVNTLAEAERVAEATKQAIKRKIALAASMDFQSRSLPAKLRIEPDDPEDVKVAKRKKIHAFKSKVRMEQLEVTQNKRQNAWQQFQTTKGKTKKIGFFSGRKRESIFKSPEDPQGKVGVTGSGKGLTEFQKREKHLHLKGATVDGADE; via the exons ATG GTGATTGCTTTGACGGAAGAACTTCTTGCAACTGCAAAGCAAAATGATATTTCAGGATCAGATATTGGGACTAGCGGTAGGGCATCTCCAAGTTTGCCCCATTCCAAAATG GACTCAGAAAGCATGTTGGATCATCAAGGAAAGTTTCCCATTGGCACAAAAGTTCAAGCTGTTTGGAGTGAAGATGGGGAATG GTATGATGCAACAATTGAGGCGTATTCTCCAAATGGCTATTTCGTTAGTTATGATGGATGGGGGAATAAAGAAGAG GTGGATCCTGACAATGTAAGGCCAATTCAAGAAGGAGTTGTCAATACTTTGGCAGAAGCTGAGAGAGTGGCTGAAGCTACCAAGCAAGCTATAAAACGTAAGATTGCACTGGCTGCTTCCATGGACTTCCAGTCGCGGAGTTTACCCGCAAAGCTTCGAATAGAGCCTGATGACCCAGAGGATGTG AAAGTTGCCAAGCGTAAGAAGATACATGCTTTTAAGTCAAAGGTGCGGATGGAGCAACTTGAAGTCACACAGAATAAGCGGCAGAATGCTTGGCAGCAGTTCCAGACAACCAAAGGCAAGACTAAGAAG ATTGGTTTCTTTTCGGGGCGCAAGCGGGAAAGCATCTTCAAGTCTCCAGAAGACCCACAAGGCAAGGTTGGTGTGACAggaagtggaaagggtttgaccGAGttccaaaaaagggaaaaacactTGCATCTCAAGGGAGCGACCGTTGATGGTGCGGATGAATAG